The proteins below are encoded in one region of Candidatus Cloacimonadota bacterium:
- a CDS encoding outer membrane protein transport protein, with amino-acid sequence MINKHLIIMLAMLLSLAGLSAWSITDTYFGNRFGVLDARSQAMGGTGLFDDMRTAGIIINPANLTLMDKGAGIAGAVFVNRNEDNRAVPLYNSFDNYIDDAVYASNINMYDDYSAAAFTALKLGKARLGVGAYYRPYLSFDGTYDEQIRNNRNTDNDSYPEMIAINRIENTGVLNQASAVASMGFRLGQVFDVNLGLDFGKLYGDITSSKTIRWSQWAIDTVGEGVLPDSTYTEHVDLDGYRLKGGIGIRINENFGIGSTYALKSTLDRKLDYSIQQEAWDGHAAMDSTASITEDYILPTQISLGLNYQPRNMIMRTRFNLEVEWVKFSEIPEYFEIPDTLTIVQYFPYDDCYNFSAGVEHHITNRLPLRLGFRSETSYLRELERDGTITVRKVITPTISGGSSVFLTDNLHLDLGIGYSWREYEALDMFRDKYYDDTEYTDDDTYQLWPNQYIVLTDRGWENPDKVRESNLSLSASLSISW; translated from the coding sequence ATGATCAACAAACATCTCATCATAATGCTGGCAATGCTTCTTTCCCTGGCCGGGCTGAGCGCCTGGTCCATCACCGATACATACTTTGGAAACCGCTTCGGCGTGCTTGACGCCCGCAGCCAGGCCATGGGCGGAACCGGGCTTTTTGACGACATGCGCACCGCCGGGATCATCATCAATCCCGCGAACCTGACCCTGATGGACAAAGGGGCCGGGATCGCCGGCGCTGTTTTTGTGAACCGCAACGAAGACAACCGGGCCGTGCCGCTCTACAATTCGTTCGACAACTACATCGACGACGCCGTCTACGCCTCCAACATCAATATGTACGACGACTACTCCGCCGCCGCTTTCACCGCTCTTAAACTGGGGAAAGCAAGGCTCGGCGTGGGAGCGTATTACAGGCCTTATCTGAGTTTCGACGGCACTTACGACGAACAGATCCGCAACAACCGCAACACCGACAACGACTCCTATCCCGAGATGATAGCCATCAACCGGATCGAAAACACGGGCGTGCTTAATCAGGCCTCCGCCGTTGCCAGCATGGGCTTCAGACTCGGCCAGGTCTTCGACGTCAATCTGGGCCTTGATTTTGGCAAGCTCTACGGCGACATCACCAGTTCCAAAACCATCCGCTGGAGTCAGTGGGCCATCGATACAGTGGGTGAAGGCGTATTGCCTGATTCCACCTATACCGAGCACGTCGATCTCGACGGCTACCGCCTCAAAGGCGGCATCGGCATCCGGATCAATGAGAACTTCGGTATTGGCAGCACTTACGCGCTCAAATCCACTCTGGACCGCAAGCTTGACTACTCCATCCAGCAGGAAGCCTGGGATGGTCACGCGGCCATGGATTCCACCGCGTCCATCACCGAAGATTATATCCTGCCGACCCAGATCAGTCTGGGCCTGAACTACCAGCCGCGTAACATGATCATGCGCACCAGATTCAATCTGGAGGTTGAATGGGTCAAGTTCAGCGAAATCCCAGAATATTTTGAAATACCTGATACACTTACAATCGTTCAGTATTTCCCTTACGATGATTGTTACAATTTCTCAGCCGGGGTGGAACACCACATCACGAACCGCCTGCCCCTGCGCCTGGGTTTCAGATCTGAAACCAGCTATCTTCGCGAATTAGAGCGAGACGGAACAATCACCGTCAGAAAAGTTATCACACCCACCATCTCCGGAGGCAGCAGCGTTTTCCTGACAGACAACCTGCATCTGGACCTCGGCATCGGCTATTCCTGGCGGGAATACGAAGCCTTGGATATGTTCAGGGATAAGTATTACGATGACACCGAATACACCGACGACGACACCTACCAGCTTTGGCCGAATCAGTACATCGTGCTCACCGACCGCGGCTGGGAAAACCCGGACAAGGTGCGGGAAAGCAACTTGAGCCTGAGCGCCAGCCTTAGTATCTCTTGGTGA
- a CDS encoding helix-hairpin-helix domain-containing protein: MKKLFVLLFALFCLGQIAAKVDLNTANLDELLQLPLTEKQARDILDYRTYISIFSDIYELREIPSIDQPTLLRIKDLAVVSLYVEEDEVAARREEIRDLLERLDSNEGASEGMSDVWEDYLMTPQNVNKMHFDDFISLPNVSAIDAVGILKRTAQGDTIADMRDLRNSPGLSYYGYTNLRSYVYYKEPPVSNRFMWDAQMEYYTRYLEEGAYDMYHESFLRSDYGNSSVTVPHRKDLSYWGYFNMDEVNPDLLVKLRARYGNNYKVGWMYYSPKGETPIRDKGPAEIMADSKFYAGYENTALPLLDNTRLKLYLGHYRATFGEGLVMENTDFYSARKTGYGFSKRILGLTPDLSRTQEYALRGAAVELTNPWFGVSGWVSQDDKDAVAYVDRDGEIIQEGGKDKLFGYVIPTTRFGTEELREAETHFNSELQSGSPYATDYINLAYRKDALRETLWGTHLQVNPFLGTKLGFTTYTALYDNAYFVVPAWNDLKMLLVRDSYYYPKFKMMDAEIAGLYSTLTDTYARNYRRVLGFDAQTTFGNVSVQGEYAELSVDGSDFKLGDDPKAYLVSAYTQFDNLYFLSLYRHYDIGFDNPYSNSFSEHERFNDTILEKNIYALTNPTLADIYLNAPQSQPEKGIYFETRYKFDRFFTIGRSYLDIWERLSDARRSVRLQTELEFRPVFQLAMRARFKTQTNRYDDYAERGVSKTDEYTFSVRTFLSNRDFLEFEYRYNTVLSPAYTSLTNPALPGNNTMAAAMTLMTGDYIGVNYTHNFNANLKVQGSLIYWFGHGISHWDWEDMEIDFMGDKGMKAWVALHSRISRNMYLSLKFRNKTYQTQELSIRQYNVPVEGENLYQRVDHKENTIRLSLEYRY; the protein is encoded by the coding sequence ATGAAAAAGTTATTTGTCTTGCTCTTTGCCCTCTTTTGTCTGGGGCAGATTGCCGCCAAAGTGGATCTGAACACCGCCAACCTCGACGAACTTTTGCAGCTGCCGCTCACGGAAAAGCAGGCCCGGGACATCCTGGATTACCGCACCTACATTTCCATTTTCAGCGACATCTACGAGCTGCGCGAGATTCCTTCCATCGACCAGCCGACGCTGCTGCGGATCAAGGATCTGGCAGTGGTTTCGCTGTACGTGGAGGAAGACGAGGTGGCGGCCAGGCGCGAGGAGATCCGCGATCTGCTGGAACGCCTGGACAGCAACGAGGGAGCCTCCGAAGGCATGTCCGACGTCTGGGAGGACTATCTGATGACGCCCCAGAACGTGAACAAGATGCACTTCGACGACTTCATCAGCCTGCCCAACGTTTCCGCCATCGACGCCGTGGGCATTCTCAAACGCACCGCGCAGGGCGACACGATCGCGGACATGCGCGACCTGCGCAATTCACCCGGGCTCAGTTATTACGGCTACACGAACCTCCGCAGCTACGTCTATTACAAGGAACCGCCGGTGAGCAACCGTTTCATGTGGGACGCCCAGATGGAGTATTACACCCGCTATCTGGAGGAAGGCGCCTACGACATGTATCACGAGAGCTTCCTGCGCAGCGATTACGGCAATTCCAGCGTGACGGTCCCGCACCGCAAGGACCTTTCCTACTGGGGCTACTTCAACATGGACGAGGTGAACCCCGATCTGCTGGTGAAGCTGCGCGCCCGCTACGGCAACAACTACAAGGTGGGCTGGATGTATTACAGCCCCAAGGGTGAAACTCCGATCCGGGACAAAGGCCCCGCCGAGATCATGGCCGATTCCAAGTTCTACGCCGGCTATGAGAACACCGCCCTGCCGCTGCTGGACAACACCCGGCTGAAACTATATCTGGGCCATTACCGCGCCACCTTTGGGGAAGGGCTGGTGATGGAAAATACCGATTTTTACAGCGCCCGCAAGACCGGCTACGGCTTCAGCAAACGCATCCTGGGCCTCACCCCCGATCTTTCCCGCACCCAGGAATACGCCCTGCGCGGCGCGGCGGTCGAACTCACCAATCCCTGGTTCGGCGTTTCCGGCTGGGTCTCGCAGGATGACAAGGACGCGGTGGCCTACGTGGACCGGGATGGCGAGATCATCCAGGAAGGCGGCAAGGACAAGCTTTTTGGCTATGTGATCCCCACCACCCGCTTTGGCACCGAGGAACTGCGCGAGGCCGAAACCCATTTCAACAGCGAACTGCAGAGCGGCTCGCCCTACGCCACGGACTACATCAACCTGGCCTACCGCAAGGACGCGCTGCGCGAAACCCTCTGGGGCACGCATCTGCAGGTGAATCCCTTCCTGGGCACCAAGCTTGGCTTCACCACCTACACCGCGCTCTATGACAACGCCTACTTCGTGGTGCCGGCCTGGAACGACCTCAAGATGCTGCTGGTGCGCGATTCCTATTACTATCCCAAATTCAAGATGATGGACGCCGAGATCGCCGGCCTCTACAGCACCCTCACCGACACCTACGCCCGCAACTACCGCCGGGTGCTGGGTTTTGACGCCCAAACCACTTTCGGCAACGTCTCCGTGCAGGGTGAATACGCGGAATTGAGCGTGGACGGCTCGGACTTCAAACTGGGCGATGATCCCAAGGCCTATCTCGTGAGCGCCTACACCCAGTTCGACAACCTCTATTTCCTCAGCCTTTACCGCCACTACGACATTGGCTTCGACAATCCCTACAGCAATTCCTTCTCCGAGCACGAGCGCTTCAACGACACCATCCTGGAAAAGAACATCTACGCGCTCACCAATCCCACCCTGGCGGACATCTATCTGAACGCGCCGCAATCCCAGCCGGAGAAAGGGATCTACTTTGAGACCCGCTACAAATTCGACCGCTTCTTCACCATTGGCCGCAGCTACCTGGACATCTGGGAACGCCTCTCCGACGCGCGCCGCTCCGTGCGGCTGCAAACCGAGCTGGAATTCCGGCCGGTTTTCCAGCTGGCCATGCGGGCGCGCTTTAAAACCCAGACCAACCGCTACGACGACTACGCCGAACGCGGTGTTTCCAAGACCGACGAATACACCTTCAGCGTGCGCACCTTCCTTTCCAACCGCGATTTCCTGGAGTTCGAATACCGCTACAACACCGTGCTGAGCCCGGCCTACACCTCGCTCACCAATCCGGCCCTGCCCGGCAACAACACCATGGCGGCCGCGATGACCCTGATGACCGGCGACTATATCGGCGTGAACTACACCCACAACTTCAACGCCAACCTGAAAGTGCAGGGCTCGCTGATCTACTGGTTCGGCCACGGCATTTCGCACTGGGATTGGGAAGACATGGAGATCGACTTTATGGGCGACAAGGGCATGAAAGCCTGGGTGGCCCTGCATTCGAGGATCTCCCGCAACATGTATCTCTCTCTGAAATTCAGAAACAAAACCTATCAGACGCAGGAACTGAGCATCCGCCAGTATAACGTGCCTGTGGAAGGTGAAAACCTGTACCAGCGGGTGGACCACAAGGAAAACACCATCCGTCTCAGCCTTGAATACCGCTACTAA
- the ppdK gene encoding pyruvate, phosphate dikinase produces the protein MPNTKRVYLFGNGSAEGRADMKNLLGGKGANLAEMNLIGVPVPPGFTITTDACIEFTQLGEARMRELLLAEVQSAVQHIEDLMHMSFGSNENPLLVSVRSGARASMPGMMDTILNLGMNDNAVQGIIKKTGNERFAWDSYRRFVQMYGDVVLGLKPASKEEHDPFEVIIDAMKQERGVQQDLDLSAADLQELVVRFKKAVKDNTGHDFPDDPWEQLWGAVFAVFNSWNNDRAIFYRQLNGIPDAWGTAVNVQAMVFGNMGDTSATGVAFTRDAATGENLFNGEYLINAQGEDVVAGIRTPQQITKIGSQRWAELAGVSEADRAAKYPSLEEAMPTVYQELFATQKKLENHAKDMQDIEFTIQEGKLWMLQTRNGKRTGFAMVKVAMDLVREGMIDDKTALLRMEPNKLDELLHPVFSKAGLAGATEIAKGLPASPGAATGQIVFFADDAEAWAAQGKQVILCRLETSPEDLRGMNVAKGILTARGGMTSHAAVVARGMGKCCVSGAGALNIDNKTRTMSVGGKSFKEGDWISLNGSTGQVLEGKIETVDPELSGDFAQIMALAEKYTKMYVRTNADTPKDASVARNFGAKGIGLCRTEHMFFEGDRIKAMREMILAANEAGRRKALDKLLPIQRADFEGIFTAMDGFPVTIRLLDPPLHEFVPHEEAQQQIMADELGLPLQTVKDRVNSLHEMNPMLGHRGCRLGNTYPEITEMQARAIIEAALSVQAKGVKVLPEIMVPLIGTDAEFKLQEQIIRATAEKVFAEKGAKVEYLVGTMIEIPRAALVADKIAVNAEFFSFGTNDLTQMTFGYSRDDAGVFLPVYISKNLLKHDPFQILDQEGVGQLVQMGTERGRQTRPDLKVGICGEHGGEPSSVEFCHRVGMSYVSCSPYRVPIARLAAAMAAIR, from the coding sequence ATGCCTAATACCAAACGTGTTTACCTGTTCGGCAACGGAAGTGCCGAAGGCAGGGCGGACATGAAGAATCTGCTGGGCGGCAAAGGCGCCAACCTAGCCGAAATGAATCTGATCGGCGTGCCCGTGCCCCCTGGATTCACCATCACCACAGACGCCTGCATCGAATTCACCCAGCTGGGCGAAGCCAGGATGCGGGAACTGCTGCTGGCCGAGGTGCAAAGTGCCGTGCAGCACATCGAAGACCTGATGCACATGAGTTTCGGCTCCAACGAAAACCCGCTGCTGGTCTCGGTTCGCAGCGGTGCCCGGGCCTCCATGCCCGGCATGATGGACACCATCCTGAACCTGGGCATGAACGACAACGCGGTGCAGGGCATCATCAAAAAGACCGGCAACGAGCGTTTCGCCTGGGACAGCTACCGCCGCTTCGTGCAGATGTACGGCGACGTGGTTTTGGGCCTCAAGCCCGCCAGCAAGGAAGAACACGACCCCTTTGAAGTGATCATCGACGCGATGAAACAGGAGCGTGGCGTGCAGCAGGACCTCGACCTCAGCGCCGCCGACCTGCAGGAACTGGTGGTCCGCTTCAAGAAAGCCGTGAAAGACAACACCGGCCACGATTTTCCGGATGACCCCTGGGAACAGCTTTGGGGCGCGGTGTTTGCCGTGTTCAACAGCTGGAACAACGACCGGGCCATATTCTACCGCCAGCTGAACGGCATCCCGGACGCCTGGGGCACCGCGGTGAACGTGCAGGCCATGGTTTTCGGCAACATGGGCGATACCAGCGCCACCGGCGTGGCCTTCACCCGTGACGCCGCCACCGGCGAGAACCTGTTCAACGGCGAATACCTGATCAACGCCCAGGGCGAAGACGTGGTGGCCGGCATCCGCACCCCGCAGCAGATCACCAAAATCGGATCGCAGCGCTGGGCCGAACTGGCCGGAGTCTCCGAAGCCGACCGCGCCGCCAAGTATCCCTCCCTGGAAGAGGCGATGCCCACGGTCTATCAGGAACTTTTCGCCACCCAGAAAAAACTGGAAAACCACGCCAAAGACATGCAGGACATCGAGTTCACCATCCAGGAAGGCAAACTCTGGATGCTGCAAACCCGCAACGGCAAACGCACCGGCTTCGCCATGGTGAAAGTGGCCATGGACCTGGTGCGAGAGGGCATGATCGACGACAAGACCGCCCTGCTGCGCATGGAACCCAACAAACTGGACGAACTGCTGCATCCCGTGTTCTCCAAAGCCGGCCTGGCCGGCGCGACCGAGATCGCCAAAGGCCTGCCCGCCTCTCCGGGAGCCGCCACCGGCCAGATCGTCTTCTTCGCCGACGACGCCGAAGCCTGGGCCGCCCAGGGCAAGCAGGTGATCCTCTGCCGCCTGGAAACCTCTCCGGAAGACCTGCGCGGCATGAACGTCGCCAAAGGCATCCTCACCGCCCGCGGAGGCATGACCTCCCACGCGGCTGTGGTGGCCCGCGGCATGGGCAAATGCTGCGTCTCCGGCGCCGGCGCCCTCAACATCGACAACAAGACCCGCACCATGAGCGTGGGCGGCAAAAGCTTCAAGGAAGGCGACTGGATCTCCCTCAACGGCAGCACCGGGCAGGTTTTGGAAGGCAAGATCGAAACCGTGGACCCGGAACTCAGCGGCGATTTCGCTCAGATCATGGCCCTGGCGGAAAAATACACCAAAATGTACGTGCGCACGAACGCCGACACCCCCAAGGACGCCAGCGTGGCCCGCAATTTCGGCGCCAAGGGCATCGGCCTCTGCCGCACCGAACACATGTTCTTTGAAGGAGACCGCATCAAAGCCATGCGCGAGATGATCCTCGCCGCCAACGAAGCCGGGCGCAGAAAGGCTTTGGACAAACTTCTGCCCATCCAGCGCGCCGATTTTGAAGGCATCTTCACCGCCATGGACGGCTTTCCGGTAACCATCAGGCTGCTGGACCCGCCCCTGCACGAGTTTGTGCCCCACGAGGAGGCGCAGCAGCAGATCATGGCCGACGAACTCGGCCTGCCCCTGCAAACCGTGAAGGACCGCGTGAACTCGCTGCACGAGATGAACCCCATGCTGGGCCACCGCGGCTGCCGCCTGGGCAACACCTATCCCGAGATCACTGAAATGCAGGCCCGGGCGATCATCGAAGCCGCCCTCAGCGTTCAGGCCAAAGGCGTGAAAGTGCTGCCGGAGATCATGGTCCCGCTGATCGGCACCGACGCCGAATTCAAGCTGCAGGAACAGATCATCCGCGCCACCGCGGAGAAGGTCTTCGCGGAAAAGGGCGCCAAAGTGGAATACCTGGTGGGCACGATGATCGAGATCCCGCGCGCCGCCCTGGTCGCGGACAAGATCGCCGTGAACGCCGAATTCTTCAGCTTCGGCACCAACGACCTCACCCAGATGACCTTCGGCTACTCGCGCGACGACGCCGGGGTCTTCCTGCCGGTTTACATCAGCAAAAA